In Panthera leo isolate Ple1 chromosome E3, P.leo_Ple1_pat1.1, whole genome shotgun sequence, a genomic segment contains:
- the CCP110 gene encoding centriolar coiled-coil protein of 110 kDa isoform X4, with product MEEYEKFCENSLARVQQASLATESFLPVPSESISLIRFHGVAVLSPLLTIERRKEMQQEKQKALDVETRKHVNKKKDLLARVQEILENVQVRKAPNAGDFDPWETETVYSNSEERNLNVPAMFPNILPSPTEHSTSGKSEKITGILPLNNEDRFKFNGIDLARDSEEFNSLKQCDISDISPAENEASVKTPSATPQETLTSDGLLPTHEEPDPSLSEVTPDPYIMSLQNLMKKSKEYIEREQSRRSLRSSAKRSVNESHSDKENDAGKVTDYGKEKAQLTGKHCGSVIPDKPSLNKSNVLLQGASAQASSMNTSVLGSFSKVDIPVRTGHHTILDPDSDFKVIPTFVTENNVIKSLTGSYAKLPTPEPSLSPKMHRRHSRPSSACHILINNPINACELSPKGKEQTIDLVVQDTEEKTQIPETVPKLPVDLGVCSSKVYVTKNTSEAIQEVVLGKSNQVCQSSGNHLENKVIHGLDVMEGHLTCDGRGPHKMDSTCTAMPRSHEPYATGQCVVSQNFGPMSALKSANVLEKNCNLQMELNKSYDVKNPSPLLMQNQNTRQQMDTPTVSCGNEQFLDNSFEKVKRRLDLDIDSLQKENCPFVLTTGITEQERQHLPEKRYPKGSVYINKNKMLESSSKEGEEILKSKMLAFEEMRKRLEEQHAQQLSLLIAEQEREQERLQKEIEEQEKMLKEKKAAEASELGIHSAVDLEWRKVSDSGLLETMLSQVDSFHTSNSNSSGFTNSALQHSFGSANEAPFYLWGSSTSGFTKLSVTRAFGRAKTKWSQVFSPEVQTKFNKVTAVAKGFLTRRLMQTDKLKQLRQTVKDTMEFIRSFQSEAPLKRGVVSAQDASLQERVLAQLRAALYGIHDIFFVMDAAERMSILHHDREVRKEKMLRQMDRMKSPRVALSAATQKSLDRKKYMKVLQPNQGQNAPVHRLLSRQGTPKTSVKGVVQNRQKSSQSRVPNRAPVSGAYAGKTQRKRPNVATI from the exons ATGGAGGAGTATGAGAAGTTCTGTGAGAATAGTCTTGCCAGAGTCCAGCAGGCATCACTGGCCACGGAGAGCTTTCTACCTGTCCCATCTGAAAGCATCTCACTTATCCGCTTCCATGGAGTGGCTGTGCTTTCTCCACTG CTTACCattgagagaaggaaggaaatgcaacaagaaaagcagaaagcacTTGATGTAGAAACAAGAAAGCATGTAAATAAGAAGAAAGATTTACTGGCTCGTGTCCAGGAGATTCTTGAAAATGTTCAG gTTAGAAAAGCACCTAATGCCGGTGATTTTGATCCATGGGAGACTGAAACCGTTTACTCTAATTCAGAAGAGAGAAACCTGAATGTCCCTGCTATGTTTCCAAATATCTTGCCAAGCCCTACTGAACACTCTACTTCAGGAAAGTCTGAAAAGATAACTGGAATTTTGCCACTGAATAATGAGGACCGATTTAAATTTAATGGGATAGACTTAGCTAGGGACTCAGAAGAATTTAATTCTCTGAAGCAGTGTGATATTTCAGATATTAGCCCTGCGGAGAACGAAGCTTCTGTAAAAACCCCCTCAGCAACCCCACAGGAGACTCTTACGTCTGATGGTCTCTTGCCAACACATGAAGAACCGGATCCATCACTTTCGGAAGTTACTCCAGATCCCTACATAATGAGTCTTCAGAACCTGATGAAAAAGTCAAAGGAATATATAGAAAGAGAACAGTCTAGACGCAGTCTGAGAAGTAGTGCAAAGAGGAGTGTTAACGAGAGTCATTCAGATAAAGAGAATGATGCTGGTAAAGTGACTGACTATGGAAAGGAAAAGGCACAGTTGACTGGCAAACACTGTGGTTCAGTTATTCCTGACAAACCAAGCCTTAATAAATCAAATGTTCTTCTCCAAGGTGCTTCCGCTCAAGCAAGCAGCATGAATACATCAGTTTTAGGTAGCTTTTCTAAAGTGGACATACCTGTACGAACTGGCCATCACACTATTTTAGATCCTGATTCTGATTTTAAAGTCATTCCCACTTTTGTTACCGAAAATAATGTTATCAAAAGTCTTACTGGTTCATATGCCAAATTACCTACTCCAGAGCCAAGCCTGAGTCCTAAAATGCATCGAAGGCATTCTAGACCATCATCAGCATGTCATATACTTATAAATAACCCAATAAACGCCTGTGAGTTAAGTcctaaaggaaaagaacagacgATAGACTTAGTTGTTCAAGATActgaggaaaaaacacaaatacctgAAACTGTGCCAAAGTTACCAGTTGATTTAGGAGTTTGTTCAAGCAAGGTTTATGTCACCAAAAATACATCTGAAGCCATACAGGAAGTGGTTTTAGGTAAATCAAATCAGGTATGTCAGTCTTCAGGAAATCACCTAGAAAATAAGGTTATTCATGGACTTGATGTCATGGAAGGTCACTTAACATGTGATGGGAGAGGACCACACAAAATGGATAGTACGTGTACTGCGATGCCAAGATCGCATGAGCCGTATGCCACCGGTCAGTGTGTAGTGAGTCAAAACTTTGGACCCATGAGTGCACTCAAGTCAGCCAATGTGTTAGAGAAAAACTGCAATTTACAGATGGAACTGAATAAGTCTTATGATGTAAAAAACCCATCTCCTTTACTGATGCAAAACCAGAATACCAGACAGCAGATGGACACCCCTACAGTGTCCTGTGGAAATGAACAATTTTTGGATAACAGTTTTGAGAAAGTGAAACGCAGACTTGATTTAGATATTGATAGTTTGCAAAAAGAAAACTGCCCTTTTGTCTTAACAACCGGAATAACTGAACAGGAAAGGCAACATTTGCCAGAAAAAAGATACCCTAAGGGATCTGTCTACATCAAcaagaataaaatgttagaaagtaGTTCCAAAG AAGGCGAGGAGATATTAAAAAGCAAGATGTTAGCTTTTGAAGAAATGCGGAAGAGACTAGAAGAACAGCATGCCCAGCAGTTATCACTACTCATAGCTGAGCAGGAAAGGGAACAGGAAAGATTGCAAAAG GAAATagaagaacaggagaaaatgttaaaagagaaGAAGGCAGCTGAAGCCTCTGAATTGGGCATTCACAGTGCAGTGGACTTAGAATGGAGAAAAGTGAGTGACTCTGGTTTGCTGGAAACAATGCTGTCTCAAGTGGACTCATTCCATACTTCAAATTCAAATAGTTctg gttTCACGAACTCTGCCCTACAGCATAGCTTTGGTTCTGCAAATGAAGCACCCTTCTACCTCTGGGGATCATCAACTAGTGGCTTCACCAAACTCTCAGTAACAAGGGCTTTTGGAAGGGCCAAAACTAAATGGTCTCAG gttttcagTCCAGAAGtacaaacaaaatttaacaaaGTAACTGCAGTGGCAAAAGGATTTCTAACTCGTAGGCTTATGCAGACAGATAAGCTAAAACAACTTCGCCAAACCGTAAAA GACACTATGGAATTCATAAGAAGCTTTCAGTCAGAGGCACCATTAAAGAGAGGAGTTGTCTCAGCACAAGATGCTTCTCTTCAGGAAAGAGTGTTAGCTCAG TTGCGAGCTGCCCTGTATGGTATTCATGACATATTCTTTGTAATGGATGCAGCTGAGAGAATGTCTATTCTCCATCATGACCGAGAAGTTCGCAAAGAGAAAATGCTCAGGCAAATG gacAGAATGAAAAGCCCACGAGTGGCCCTGTCAGCTGCAACACAGAAGTCTCTCGATAGGAAGAAGTACATGAA AGTCCTTCAGCCAAACCAAGGACAGAATGCACCAGTTCATAGGCTACTTAGTAGACAAGG AACCCCTAAGACATCAGTGAAGGGGGTTGTGCAAAATAGACAGAAGTCTTCACAGAGCAGAGTGCCTAACAGAGCGCCTGTTTCAG
- the CCP110 gene encoding centriolar coiled-coil protein of 110 kDa isoform X1, translated as MEEYEKFCENSLARVQQASLATESFLPVPSESISLIRFHGVAVLSPLLTIERRKEMQQEKQKALDVETRKHVNKKKDLLARVQEILENVQVRKAPNAGDFDPWETETVYSNSEERNLNVPAMFPNILPSPTEHSTSGKSEKITGILPLNNEDRFKFNGIDLARDSEEFNSLKQCDISDISPAENEASVKTPSATPQETLTSDGLLPTHEEPDPSLSEVTPDPYIMSLQNLMKKSKEYIEREQSRRSLRSSAKRSVNESHSDKENDAGKVTDYGKEKAQLTGKHCGSVIPDKPSLNKSNVLLQGASAQASSMNTSVLGSFSKVDIPVRTGHHTILDPDSDFKVIPTFVTENNVIKSLTGSYAKLPTPEPSLSPKMHRRHSRPSSACHILINNPINACELSPKGKEQTIDLVVQDTEEKTQIPETVPKLPVDLGVCSSKVYVTKNTSEAIQEVVLGKSNQVCQSSGNHLENKVIHGLDVMEGHLTCDGRGPHKMDSTCTAMPRSHEPYATGQCVVSQNFGPMSALKSANVLEKNCNLQMELNKSYDVKNPSPLLMQNQNTRQQMDTPTVSCGNEQFLDNSFEKVKRRLDLDIDSLQKENCPFVLTTGITEQERQHLPEKRYPKGSVYINKNKMLESSSKEGEEILKSKMLAFEEMRKRLEEQHAQQLSLLIAEQEREQERLQKEIEEQEKMLKEKKAAEASELGIHSAVDLEWRKVSDSGLLETMLSQVDSFHTSNSNSSGFTNSALQHSFGSANEAPFYLWGSSTSGFTKLSVTRAFGRAKTKWSQVFSPEVQTKFNKVTAVAKGFLTRRLMQTDKLKQLRQTVKDTMEFIRSFQSEAPLKRGVVSAQDASLQERVLAQLRAALYGIHDIFFVMDAAERMSILHHDREVRKEKMLRQMDRMKSPRVALSAATQKSLDRKKYMKAAEMGMPNKKFLVKQNLSETRVLQPNQGQNAPVHRLLSRQGTPKTSVKGVVQNRQKSSQSRVPNRAPVSGAYAGKTQRKRPNVATI; from the exons ATGGAGGAGTATGAGAAGTTCTGTGAGAATAGTCTTGCCAGAGTCCAGCAGGCATCACTGGCCACGGAGAGCTTTCTACCTGTCCCATCTGAAAGCATCTCACTTATCCGCTTCCATGGAGTGGCTGTGCTTTCTCCACTG CTTACCattgagagaaggaaggaaatgcaacaagaaaagcagaaagcacTTGATGTAGAAACAAGAAAGCATGTAAATAAGAAGAAAGATTTACTGGCTCGTGTCCAGGAGATTCTTGAAAATGTTCAG gTTAGAAAAGCACCTAATGCCGGTGATTTTGATCCATGGGAGACTGAAACCGTTTACTCTAATTCAGAAGAGAGAAACCTGAATGTCCCTGCTATGTTTCCAAATATCTTGCCAAGCCCTACTGAACACTCTACTTCAGGAAAGTCTGAAAAGATAACTGGAATTTTGCCACTGAATAATGAGGACCGATTTAAATTTAATGGGATAGACTTAGCTAGGGACTCAGAAGAATTTAATTCTCTGAAGCAGTGTGATATTTCAGATATTAGCCCTGCGGAGAACGAAGCTTCTGTAAAAACCCCCTCAGCAACCCCACAGGAGACTCTTACGTCTGATGGTCTCTTGCCAACACATGAAGAACCGGATCCATCACTTTCGGAAGTTACTCCAGATCCCTACATAATGAGTCTTCAGAACCTGATGAAAAAGTCAAAGGAATATATAGAAAGAGAACAGTCTAGACGCAGTCTGAGAAGTAGTGCAAAGAGGAGTGTTAACGAGAGTCATTCAGATAAAGAGAATGATGCTGGTAAAGTGACTGACTATGGAAAGGAAAAGGCACAGTTGACTGGCAAACACTGTGGTTCAGTTATTCCTGACAAACCAAGCCTTAATAAATCAAATGTTCTTCTCCAAGGTGCTTCCGCTCAAGCAAGCAGCATGAATACATCAGTTTTAGGTAGCTTTTCTAAAGTGGACATACCTGTACGAACTGGCCATCACACTATTTTAGATCCTGATTCTGATTTTAAAGTCATTCCCACTTTTGTTACCGAAAATAATGTTATCAAAAGTCTTACTGGTTCATATGCCAAATTACCTACTCCAGAGCCAAGCCTGAGTCCTAAAATGCATCGAAGGCATTCTAGACCATCATCAGCATGTCATATACTTATAAATAACCCAATAAACGCCTGTGAGTTAAGTcctaaaggaaaagaacagacgATAGACTTAGTTGTTCAAGATActgaggaaaaaacacaaatacctgAAACTGTGCCAAAGTTACCAGTTGATTTAGGAGTTTGTTCAAGCAAGGTTTATGTCACCAAAAATACATCTGAAGCCATACAGGAAGTGGTTTTAGGTAAATCAAATCAGGTATGTCAGTCTTCAGGAAATCACCTAGAAAATAAGGTTATTCATGGACTTGATGTCATGGAAGGTCACTTAACATGTGATGGGAGAGGACCACACAAAATGGATAGTACGTGTACTGCGATGCCAAGATCGCATGAGCCGTATGCCACCGGTCAGTGTGTAGTGAGTCAAAACTTTGGACCCATGAGTGCACTCAAGTCAGCCAATGTGTTAGAGAAAAACTGCAATTTACAGATGGAACTGAATAAGTCTTATGATGTAAAAAACCCATCTCCTTTACTGATGCAAAACCAGAATACCAGACAGCAGATGGACACCCCTACAGTGTCCTGTGGAAATGAACAATTTTTGGATAACAGTTTTGAGAAAGTGAAACGCAGACTTGATTTAGATATTGATAGTTTGCAAAAAGAAAACTGCCCTTTTGTCTTAACAACCGGAATAACTGAACAGGAAAGGCAACATTTGCCAGAAAAAAGATACCCTAAGGGATCTGTCTACATCAAcaagaataaaatgttagaaagtaGTTCCAAAG AAGGCGAGGAGATATTAAAAAGCAAGATGTTAGCTTTTGAAGAAATGCGGAAGAGACTAGAAGAACAGCATGCCCAGCAGTTATCACTACTCATAGCTGAGCAGGAAAGGGAACAGGAAAGATTGCAAAAG GAAATagaagaacaggagaaaatgttaaaagagaaGAAGGCAGCTGAAGCCTCTGAATTGGGCATTCACAGTGCAGTGGACTTAGAATGGAGAAAAGTGAGTGACTCTGGTTTGCTGGAAACAATGCTGTCTCAAGTGGACTCATTCCATACTTCAAATTCAAATAGTTctg gttTCACGAACTCTGCCCTACAGCATAGCTTTGGTTCTGCAAATGAAGCACCCTTCTACCTCTGGGGATCATCAACTAGTGGCTTCACCAAACTCTCAGTAACAAGGGCTTTTGGAAGGGCCAAAACTAAATGGTCTCAG gttttcagTCCAGAAGtacaaacaaaatttaacaaaGTAACTGCAGTGGCAAAAGGATTTCTAACTCGTAGGCTTATGCAGACAGATAAGCTAAAACAACTTCGCCAAACCGTAAAA GACACTATGGAATTCATAAGAAGCTTTCAGTCAGAGGCACCATTAAAGAGAGGAGTTGTCTCAGCACAAGATGCTTCTCTTCAGGAAAGAGTGTTAGCTCAG TTGCGAGCTGCCCTGTATGGTATTCATGACATATTCTTTGTAATGGATGCAGCTGAGAGAATGTCTATTCTCCATCATGACCGAGAAGTTCGCAAAGAGAAAATGCTCAGGCAAATG gacAGAATGAAAAGCCCACGAGTGGCCCTGTCAGCTGCAACACAGAAGTCTCTCGATAGGAAGAAGTACATGAA AGCTGCTGAAATGGGAATGCCAAATAAGAAATTTCTGGTTAAACAAAATCTTTCTGAAACAAG AGTCCTTCAGCCAAACCAAGGACAGAATGCACCAGTTCATAGGCTACTTAGTAGACAAGG AACCCCTAAGACATCAGTGAAGGGGGTTGTGCAAAATAGACAGAAGTCTTCACAGAGCAGAGTGCCTAACAGAGCGCCTGTTTCAG
- the CCP110 gene encoding centriolar coiled-coil protein of 110 kDa isoform X2, with amino-acid sequence MEEYEKFCENSLARVQQASLATESFLPVPSESISLIRFHGVAVLSPLLTIERRKEMQQEKQKALDVETRKHVNKKKDLLARVQEILENVQVRKAPNAGDFDPWETETVYSNSEERNLNVPAMFPNILPSPTEHSTSGKSEKITGILPLNNEDRFKFNGIDLARDSEEFNSLKQCDISDISPAENEASVKTPSATPQETLTSDGLLPTHEEPDPSLSEVTPDPYIMSLQNLMKKSKEYIEREQSRRSLRSSAKRSVNESHSDKENDAGKVTDYGKEKAQLTGKHCGSVIPDKPSLNKSNVLLQGASAQASSMNTSVLGSFSKVDIPVRTGHHTILDPDSDFKVIPTFVTENNVIKSLTGSYAKLPTPEPSLSPKMHRRHSRPSSACHILINNPINACELSPKGKEQTIDLVVQDTEEKTQIPETVPKLPVDLGVCSSKVYVTKNTSEAIQEVVLGKSNQVCQSSGNHLENKVIHGLDVMEGHLTCDGRGPHKMDSTCTAMPRSHEPYATGQCVVSQNFGPMSALKSANVLEKNCNLQMELNKSYDVKNPSPLLMQNQNTRQQMDTPTVSCGNEQFLDNSFEKVKRRLDLDIDSLQKENCPFVLTTGITEQERQHLPEKRYPKGSVYINKNKMLESSSKGEEILKSKMLAFEEMRKRLEEQHAQQLSLLIAEQEREQERLQKEIEEQEKMLKEKKAAEASELGIHSAVDLEWRKVSDSGLLETMLSQVDSFHTSNSNSSGFTNSALQHSFGSANEAPFYLWGSSTSGFTKLSVTRAFGRAKTKWSQVFSPEVQTKFNKVTAVAKGFLTRRLMQTDKLKQLRQTVKDTMEFIRSFQSEAPLKRGVVSAQDASLQERVLAQLRAALYGIHDIFFVMDAAERMSILHHDREVRKEKMLRQMDRMKSPRVALSAATQKSLDRKKYMKAAEMGMPNKKFLVKQNLSETRVLQPNQGQNAPVHRLLSRQGTPKTSVKGVVQNRQKSSQSRVPNRAPVSGAYAGKTQRKRPNVATI; translated from the exons ATGGAGGAGTATGAGAAGTTCTGTGAGAATAGTCTTGCCAGAGTCCAGCAGGCATCACTGGCCACGGAGAGCTTTCTACCTGTCCCATCTGAAAGCATCTCACTTATCCGCTTCCATGGAGTGGCTGTGCTTTCTCCACTG CTTACCattgagagaaggaaggaaatgcaacaagaaaagcagaaagcacTTGATGTAGAAACAAGAAAGCATGTAAATAAGAAGAAAGATTTACTGGCTCGTGTCCAGGAGATTCTTGAAAATGTTCAG gTTAGAAAAGCACCTAATGCCGGTGATTTTGATCCATGGGAGACTGAAACCGTTTACTCTAATTCAGAAGAGAGAAACCTGAATGTCCCTGCTATGTTTCCAAATATCTTGCCAAGCCCTACTGAACACTCTACTTCAGGAAAGTCTGAAAAGATAACTGGAATTTTGCCACTGAATAATGAGGACCGATTTAAATTTAATGGGATAGACTTAGCTAGGGACTCAGAAGAATTTAATTCTCTGAAGCAGTGTGATATTTCAGATATTAGCCCTGCGGAGAACGAAGCTTCTGTAAAAACCCCCTCAGCAACCCCACAGGAGACTCTTACGTCTGATGGTCTCTTGCCAACACATGAAGAACCGGATCCATCACTTTCGGAAGTTACTCCAGATCCCTACATAATGAGTCTTCAGAACCTGATGAAAAAGTCAAAGGAATATATAGAAAGAGAACAGTCTAGACGCAGTCTGAGAAGTAGTGCAAAGAGGAGTGTTAACGAGAGTCATTCAGATAAAGAGAATGATGCTGGTAAAGTGACTGACTATGGAAAGGAAAAGGCACAGTTGACTGGCAAACACTGTGGTTCAGTTATTCCTGACAAACCAAGCCTTAATAAATCAAATGTTCTTCTCCAAGGTGCTTCCGCTCAAGCAAGCAGCATGAATACATCAGTTTTAGGTAGCTTTTCTAAAGTGGACATACCTGTACGAACTGGCCATCACACTATTTTAGATCCTGATTCTGATTTTAAAGTCATTCCCACTTTTGTTACCGAAAATAATGTTATCAAAAGTCTTACTGGTTCATATGCCAAATTACCTACTCCAGAGCCAAGCCTGAGTCCTAAAATGCATCGAAGGCATTCTAGACCATCATCAGCATGTCATATACTTATAAATAACCCAATAAACGCCTGTGAGTTAAGTcctaaaggaaaagaacagacgATAGACTTAGTTGTTCAAGATActgaggaaaaaacacaaatacctgAAACTGTGCCAAAGTTACCAGTTGATTTAGGAGTTTGTTCAAGCAAGGTTTATGTCACCAAAAATACATCTGAAGCCATACAGGAAGTGGTTTTAGGTAAATCAAATCAGGTATGTCAGTCTTCAGGAAATCACCTAGAAAATAAGGTTATTCATGGACTTGATGTCATGGAAGGTCACTTAACATGTGATGGGAGAGGACCACACAAAATGGATAGTACGTGTACTGCGATGCCAAGATCGCATGAGCCGTATGCCACCGGTCAGTGTGTAGTGAGTCAAAACTTTGGACCCATGAGTGCACTCAAGTCAGCCAATGTGTTAGAGAAAAACTGCAATTTACAGATGGAACTGAATAAGTCTTATGATGTAAAAAACCCATCTCCTTTACTGATGCAAAACCAGAATACCAGACAGCAGATGGACACCCCTACAGTGTCCTGTGGAAATGAACAATTTTTGGATAACAGTTTTGAGAAAGTGAAACGCAGACTTGATTTAGATATTGATAGTTTGCAAAAAGAAAACTGCCCTTTTGTCTTAACAACCGGAATAACTGAACAGGAAAGGCAACATTTGCCAGAAAAAAGATACCCTAAGGGATCTGTCTACATCAAcaagaataaaatgttagaaagtaGTTCCAAAG GCGAGGAGATATTAAAAAGCAAGATGTTAGCTTTTGAAGAAATGCGGAAGAGACTAGAAGAACAGCATGCCCAGCAGTTATCACTACTCATAGCTGAGCAGGAAAGGGAACAGGAAAGATTGCAAAAG GAAATagaagaacaggagaaaatgttaaaagagaaGAAGGCAGCTGAAGCCTCTGAATTGGGCATTCACAGTGCAGTGGACTTAGAATGGAGAAAAGTGAGTGACTCTGGTTTGCTGGAAACAATGCTGTCTCAAGTGGACTCATTCCATACTTCAAATTCAAATAGTTctg gttTCACGAACTCTGCCCTACAGCATAGCTTTGGTTCTGCAAATGAAGCACCCTTCTACCTCTGGGGATCATCAACTAGTGGCTTCACCAAACTCTCAGTAACAAGGGCTTTTGGAAGGGCCAAAACTAAATGGTCTCAG gttttcagTCCAGAAGtacaaacaaaatttaacaaaGTAACTGCAGTGGCAAAAGGATTTCTAACTCGTAGGCTTATGCAGACAGATAAGCTAAAACAACTTCGCCAAACCGTAAAA GACACTATGGAATTCATAAGAAGCTTTCAGTCAGAGGCACCATTAAAGAGAGGAGTTGTCTCAGCACAAGATGCTTCTCTTCAGGAAAGAGTGTTAGCTCAG TTGCGAGCTGCCCTGTATGGTATTCATGACATATTCTTTGTAATGGATGCAGCTGAGAGAATGTCTATTCTCCATCATGACCGAGAAGTTCGCAAAGAGAAAATGCTCAGGCAAATG gacAGAATGAAAAGCCCACGAGTGGCCCTGTCAGCTGCAACACAGAAGTCTCTCGATAGGAAGAAGTACATGAA AGCTGCTGAAATGGGAATGCCAAATAAGAAATTTCTGGTTAAACAAAATCTTTCTGAAACAAG AGTCCTTCAGCCAAACCAAGGACAGAATGCACCAGTTCATAGGCTACTTAGTAGACAAGG AACCCCTAAGACATCAGTGAAGGGGGTTGTGCAAAATAGACAGAAGTCTTCACAGAGCAGAGTGCCTAACAGAGCGCCTGTTTCAG